Proteins encoded within one genomic window of Tigriopus californicus strain San Diego chromosome 12, Tcal_SD_v2.1, whole genome shotgun sequence:
- the LOC131891615 gene encoding uncharacterized protein LOC131891615 isoform X1, producing MKLSLLTTVSLYLFAIHLIFATNGLGLRPQSSMKRLRRLLSPQPRYPLLLPPIRGHQESRDANKTPSFGGGNGGGNGGGRTRKRGHRTISPRKRTRPSLKKSLQQQQQQQQQQQKHQQKNANENRLPYEHILRARYRDYEDRERRNQKLRLLAEENDKKKKKKALLQKESESLNSQYHHGNYPNPNRQTYQDTAQPALTQDDQGLSYPEFDPYAVPIPPRGQNMMPLSKGPRYQFQPQPVLPEPMPFTDSSEADTYPNAPERDDDPYPYQEREPQSSKGFSPPRGFQAEAFNPGYQPTGFKDEAPGHYSLDPPPPTSTNAKRKHFNIHRHNQKPKHVSYNVKNQFQGGGYEESSPLPAVPSSLIGHRPDMNKQALVTEAPESALRWVDSKFIHNQHGTFTNQVLTEFVPLENWQSYHQAFSSLVNSNVDSNVDSKLPIKKDPTTFASPPPQSTGFEDRYHQNHQNLNQYEAPPAFASSPPTPSSGSNFPRRKFNQPSPKPDHMPYPDPSVHFNPSPYYDRQQTDHRYQPTPPSTSAPPAMAYPEFDYYGDTPEPQGGQKAPEVADYSDYGPGLGPNLLQSPPTTPQPQTPAEYDDGDPLNDFDWDWLKPGYVEEEVSLEPEFRGSKKNDGTLVSDRRSQIQSYRPHHRRRYPQTPRRQAVSARIMPPGALGSYSEFENPRFWD from the exons ATGAAGTTGTCACTTTTGACGACGGTGTCACTCTACTTGTTTGCCATTCACCTCATATTTGCCACAAATGGATTG GGCTTAAGGCCGCAGAGCTCGATGAAACGCCTGCGGCGTCTACTGTCCCCTCAACCTCGCTATCCCCTTTTGCTCCCGCCCATCAGGGGTCATCAAGAATCTAGGGATGCTAACAAAACGCCCAGTTTTGGTGGTGGTAATGGTGGGGGTAATGGCGGAGGGCGGACCAGGAAACGAGGACATCGCACCATCTCGCCCAGAAAG AGAACTCGACCAAGTCTGAAAAAATCGCtccagcagcagcaacaacaacagcaacaacaacagaagCATCAACAGAAAAACGCCAACGAGAATCGCTTGCCGTACGAGCATATCTTGCGAGCTCGTTATCGCGACTATGAAGATCGAGAGCGACGAAACCAGAAACTCCGACTTCTGGCTGAAGAGaacgacaagaagaagaagaagaaggctttGCTGCAAAAGGAGTCAGAGTCGCTGAATAGCCAATACCATCACGGTAACTACCCAAACCCTAACCGACAGACCTATCAAGACACTGCCCAACCGGCTTTGACTCAGGACGACCAAGGCTTAAGCTATCCCGAGTTCGATCCCTACGCGGTTCCCATTCCCCCCCGAGGCCAAAATATGATGCCCCTCTCCAAAGGCCCACGATATCAGTTCCAACCCCAGCCCGTTCTACCTGAACCTATGCCTTTTACAGATTCCTCCGAAGCCGATACCTATCCTAACGCTCCTGAACGTGACGATGATCCCTATCCTTATCAAGAGAGAGAACCACAGTCTAGCAAAGGCTTTAGCCCACCACGTGGGTTCCAGGCCGAGGCTTTCAATCCCGGCTACCAACCCACTGGCTTTAAGGACGAAGCTCCCGGGCATTATTCGCTggatccaccaccaccaacatccACGAATGCCAAAAGAAAGCATTTCAACATCCACCGTCACAACCAAAAGCCGAAACACGTTTCCTACAACGTCAAGAACCAATTCCAAGGTGGCGGATATGAGGAGTCCAGTCCCTTGCCAGCAGTGCCCAGCTCTCTCATTGGTCACAGG CCCGATATGAATAAACAAGCTCTGGTGACCGAGGCCCCCGAAAGTGCACTTCGATGGGTGGATTCCAAGTTCATTCACAATCAACACGGCACCTTCACCAATCAGGTTCTCACCGAATTCGT CCCATTAGAAAACTGGCAGAGCTACCACCAGGCCTTCTCGTCATTGGTGAACTCCAACGTGGACTCCAATGTGGACTCGAAACTTCCAATCAAAAAGGACCCGACGACATTTGCATCGCCACCGCCACAATCCACAGGTTTTGAGGATCGATATCaccaaaaccatcaaaatttgaaccaataCGAAGCGCCACCAGCATTCGCCTCATCTCCTCCAACGCCATCCAGTGGTAGCAACTTTCCTCGTCGAAAGTTCAATCAGCCATCACCCAAACCCGATCACATGCCTTACCCGGATCCATCGGTCCACTTTAATCCGAGCCCTTACTATGATCGCCAACAAACAGATCATCGTTATCAGCCGACTCCTCCATCCACGAGTGCACCTCCAGCAATGGCATATCCAGAATTCGATTACTACGGTGACACCCCGGAACCACAAGGCGGTCAGAAAGCGCCGGAAGTGGCCGATTATTCTGATTATGGGCCAGGTCTGGGCCCCAATCTCCTCCAAAGTCCCCCCACGACTCCTCAGCCTCAAACTCCGGCAGAATATGACGATGGGGATCCGCTGAACGATTTTGATTGGGACTGGTTGAAACCCGGATACGTCGAGGAAGAGGTGTCATTGGAGCCGGAATTCCGGGGCAGCAAGAAGAACGATGGCACCCTCGTGAGTGATCGACGATCTCAAATCCAGTCCTACCGACCTCATCACAGAAGGCGATATCCCCAGACGCCCCGCCGACAGGCGGTTTCGGCTCGAATTATGCCGCCAGGAGCCTTAGGCAGTTACTCGGAGTTCGAGAACCCCAGATTCTGGGACTAG
- the LOC131891615 gene encoding putative uncharacterized protein DDB_G0291608 isoform X2: MKLSLLTTVSLYLFAIHLIFATNGLGLRPQSSMKRLRRLLSPQPRYPLLLPPIRGHQESRDANKTPSFGGGNGGGNGGGRTRKRGHRTISPRKRTRPSLKKSLQQQQQQQQQQQKHQQKNANENRLPYEHILRARYRDYEDRERRNQKLRLLAEENDKKKKKKALLQKESESLNSQYHHDSSEADTYPNAPERDDDPYPYQEREPQSSKGFSPPRGFQAEAFNPGYQPTGFKDEAPGHYSLDPPPPTSTNAKRKHFNIHRHNQKPKHVSYNVKNQFQGGGYEESSPLPAVPSSLIGHRPDMNKQALVTEAPESALRWVDSKFIHNQHGTFTNQVLTEFVPLENWQSYHQAFSSLVNSNVDSNVDSKLPIKKDPTTFASPPPQSTGFEDRYHQNHQNLNQYEAPPAFASSPPTPSSGSNFPRRKFNQPSPKPDHMPYPDPSVHFNPSPYYDRQQTDHRYQPTPPSTSAPPAMAYPEFDYYGDTPEPQGGQKAPEVADYSDYGPGLGPNLLQSPPTTPQPQTPAEYDDGDPLNDFDWDWLKPGYVEEEVSLEPEFRGSKKNDGTLVSDRRSQIQSYRPHHRRRYPQTPRRQAVSARIMPPGALGSYSEFENPRFWD; the protein is encoded by the exons ATGAAGTTGTCACTTTTGACGACGGTGTCACTCTACTTGTTTGCCATTCACCTCATATTTGCCACAAATGGATTG GGCTTAAGGCCGCAGAGCTCGATGAAACGCCTGCGGCGTCTACTGTCCCCTCAACCTCGCTATCCCCTTTTGCTCCCGCCCATCAGGGGTCATCAAGAATCTAGGGATGCTAACAAAACGCCCAGTTTTGGTGGTGGTAATGGTGGGGGTAATGGCGGAGGGCGGACCAGGAAACGAGGACATCGCACCATCTCGCCCAGAAAG AGAACTCGACCAAGTCTGAAAAAATCGCtccagcagcagcaacaacaacagcaacaacaacagaagCATCAACAGAAAAACGCCAACGAGAATCGCTTGCCGTACGAGCATATCTTGCGAGCTCGTTATCGCGACTATGAAGATCGAGAGCGACGAAACCAGAAACTCCGACTTCTGGCTGAAGAGaacgacaagaagaagaagaagaaggctttGCTGCAAAAGGAGTCAGAGTCGCTGAATAGCCAATACCATCACG ATTCCTCCGAAGCCGATACCTATCCTAACGCTCCTGAACGTGACGATGATCCCTATCCTTATCAAGAGAGAGAACCACAGTCTAGCAAAGGCTTTAGCCCACCACGTGGGTTCCAGGCCGAGGCTTTCAATCCCGGCTACCAACCCACTGGCTTTAAGGACGAAGCTCCCGGGCATTATTCGCTggatccaccaccaccaacatccACGAATGCCAAAAGAAAGCATTTCAACATCCACCGTCACAACCAAAAGCCGAAACACGTTTCCTACAACGTCAAGAACCAATTCCAAGGTGGCGGATATGAGGAGTCCAGTCCCTTGCCAGCAGTGCCCAGCTCTCTCATTGGTCACAGG CCCGATATGAATAAACAAGCTCTGGTGACCGAGGCCCCCGAAAGTGCACTTCGATGGGTGGATTCCAAGTTCATTCACAATCAACACGGCACCTTCACCAATCAGGTTCTCACCGAATTCGT CCCATTAGAAAACTGGCAGAGCTACCACCAGGCCTTCTCGTCATTGGTGAACTCCAACGTGGACTCCAATGTGGACTCGAAACTTCCAATCAAAAAGGACCCGACGACATTTGCATCGCCACCGCCACAATCCACAGGTTTTGAGGATCGATATCaccaaaaccatcaaaatttgaaccaataCGAAGCGCCACCAGCATTCGCCTCATCTCCTCCAACGCCATCCAGTGGTAGCAACTTTCCTCGTCGAAAGTTCAATCAGCCATCACCCAAACCCGATCACATGCCTTACCCGGATCCATCGGTCCACTTTAATCCGAGCCCTTACTATGATCGCCAACAAACAGATCATCGTTATCAGCCGACTCCTCCATCCACGAGTGCACCTCCAGCAATGGCATATCCAGAATTCGATTACTACGGTGACACCCCGGAACCACAAGGCGGTCAGAAAGCGCCGGAAGTGGCCGATTATTCTGATTATGGGCCAGGTCTGGGCCCCAATCTCCTCCAAAGTCCCCCCACGACTCCTCAGCCTCAAACTCCGGCAGAATATGACGATGGGGATCCGCTGAACGATTTTGATTGGGACTGGTTGAAACCCGGATACGTCGAGGAAGAGGTGTCATTGGAGCCGGAATTCCGGGGCAGCAAGAAGAACGATGGCACCCTCGTGAGTGATCGACGATCTCAAATCCAGTCCTACCGACCTCATCACAGAAGGCGATATCCCCAGACGCCCCGCCGACAGGCGGTTTCGGCTCGAATTATGCCGCCAGGAGCCTTAGGCAGTTACTCGGAGTTCGAGAACCCCAGATTCTGGGACTAG
- the LOC131891615 gene encoding mediator of RNA polymerase II transcription subunit 15-like isoform X3, giving the protein MKLSLLTTVSLYLFAIHLIFATNGLGLRPQSSMKRLRRLLSPQPRYPLLLPPIRGHQESRDANKTPSFGGGNGGGNGGGRTRKRGHRTISPRKRTRPSLKKSLQQQQQQQQQQQKHQQKNANENRLPYEHILRARYRDYEDRERRNQKLRLLAEENDKKKKKKALLQKESESLNSQYHHGNYPNPNRQTYQDTAQPALTQDDQGLSYPEFDPYAVPIPPRGQNMMPLSKGPRYQFQPQPVLPEPMPFTDSSEADTYPNAPERDDDPYPYQEREPQSSKGFSPPRGFQAEAFNPGYQPTGFKDEAPGHYSLDPPPPTSTNAKRKHFNIHRHNQKPKHVSYNVKNQFQGGGYEESSPLPAVPSSLIGHRPDMNKQALVTEAPESALRWVDSKFIHNQHGTFTNQVLTEFVNTLNQVQEKARSLGDMNRAEVQLNPNGRNHFSPLNDWSNYHKQFTFLVNDNVDAEMPIDHEEAGQSYRRSDQSPDYDYEDKPEDKRRYSPQERSTGITARSDPGYERHHHREEEVEPFTSDPLPPPGNPVYDGYTKIDQLYRSNYWD; this is encoded by the exons ATGAAGTTGTCACTTTTGACGACGGTGTCACTCTACTTGTTTGCCATTCACCTCATATTTGCCACAAATGGATTG GGCTTAAGGCCGCAGAGCTCGATGAAACGCCTGCGGCGTCTACTGTCCCCTCAACCTCGCTATCCCCTTTTGCTCCCGCCCATCAGGGGTCATCAAGAATCTAGGGATGCTAACAAAACGCCCAGTTTTGGTGGTGGTAATGGTGGGGGTAATGGCGGAGGGCGGACCAGGAAACGAGGACATCGCACCATCTCGCCCAGAAAG AGAACTCGACCAAGTCTGAAAAAATCGCtccagcagcagcaacaacaacagcaacaacaacagaagCATCAACAGAAAAACGCCAACGAGAATCGCTTGCCGTACGAGCATATCTTGCGAGCTCGTTATCGCGACTATGAAGATCGAGAGCGACGAAACCAGAAACTCCGACTTCTGGCTGAAGAGaacgacaagaagaagaagaagaaggctttGCTGCAAAAGGAGTCAGAGTCGCTGAATAGCCAATACCATCACGGTAACTACCCAAACCCTAACCGACAGACCTATCAAGACACTGCCCAACCGGCTTTGACTCAGGACGACCAAGGCTTAAGCTATCCCGAGTTCGATCCCTACGCGGTTCCCATTCCCCCCCGAGGCCAAAATATGATGCCCCTCTCCAAAGGCCCACGATATCAGTTCCAACCCCAGCCCGTTCTACCTGAACCTATGCCTTTTACAGATTCCTCCGAAGCCGATACCTATCCTAACGCTCCTGAACGTGACGATGATCCCTATCCTTATCAAGAGAGAGAACCACAGTCTAGCAAAGGCTTTAGCCCACCACGTGGGTTCCAGGCCGAGGCTTTCAATCCCGGCTACCAACCCACTGGCTTTAAGGACGAAGCTCCCGGGCATTATTCGCTggatccaccaccaccaacatccACGAATGCCAAAAGAAAGCATTTCAACATCCACCGTCACAACCAAAAGCCGAAACACGTTTCCTACAACGTCAAGAACCAATTCCAAGGTGGCGGATATGAGGAGTCCAGTCCCTTGCCAGCAGTGCCCAGCTCTCTCATTGGTCACAGG CCCGATATGAATAAACAAGCTCTGGTGACCGAGGCCCCCGAAAGTGCACTTCGATGGGTGGATTCCAAGTTCATTCACAATCAACACGGCACCTTCACCAATCAGGTTCTCACCGAATTCGT CAATACCTTGAACCAAGTTCAGGAGAAGGCAAGAAGTTTAGGTGACATGAACAGAGCCGAAGTTCAATTGAATCCCAATGGGCGGAATCACTTCAG CCCTTTGAACGATTGGTCCAACTATCATAAACAGTTCACCTTTCTGGTGAACGACAACGTGGATGCAGAGATGCCCATTGATCACGAAGAAGCCGGCCAGTCCTACCGCAGATCAGATCAATCTCCTGACTATGATTATGAGGACAAACCTGAAGACAAACGCCGCTATTCGCCTCAGGAGCGATCCACTGGAATAACGGCCCGATCTGATCCTGGATACGAACGACATCACCATCGGGAAGAAGAGGTCGAACCCTTTACCTCAGATCCGCTTCCTCCTCCTGGGAATCCAGTATATGATGGCTACACCAAGATTGATCAATTGTACCGGTCCAATTATTGGGACTGA
- the LOC131891615 gene encoding mediator of RNA polymerase II transcription subunit 15-like isoform X4: MKLSLLTTVSLYLFAIHLIFATNGLGLRPQSSMKRLRRLLSPQPRYPLLLPPIRGHQESRDANKTPSFGGGNGGGNGGGRTRKRGHRTISPRKRTRPSLKKSLQQQQQQQQQQQKHQQKNANENRLPYEHILRARYRDYEDRERRNQKLRLLAEENDKKKKKKALLQKESESLNSQYHHGNYPNPNRQTYQDTAQPALTQDDQGLSYPEFDPYAVPIPPRGQNMMPLSKGPRYQFQPQPVLPEPMPFTDSSEADTYPNAPERDDDPYPYQEREPQSSKGFSPPRGFQAEAFNPGYQPTGFKDEAPGHYSLDPPPPTSTNAKRKHFNIHRHNQKPKHVSYNVKNQFQGGGYEESSPLPAVPSSLIGHRPDMNKQALVTEAPESALRWVDSKFIHNQHGTFTNQVLTEFVPLNDWSNYHKQFTFLVNDNVDAEMPIDHEEAGQSYRRSDQSPDYDYEDKPEDKRRYSPQERSTGITARSDPGYERHHHREEEVEPFTSDPLPPPGNPVYDGYTKIDQLYRSNYWD; the protein is encoded by the exons ATGAAGTTGTCACTTTTGACGACGGTGTCACTCTACTTGTTTGCCATTCACCTCATATTTGCCACAAATGGATTG GGCTTAAGGCCGCAGAGCTCGATGAAACGCCTGCGGCGTCTACTGTCCCCTCAACCTCGCTATCCCCTTTTGCTCCCGCCCATCAGGGGTCATCAAGAATCTAGGGATGCTAACAAAACGCCCAGTTTTGGTGGTGGTAATGGTGGGGGTAATGGCGGAGGGCGGACCAGGAAACGAGGACATCGCACCATCTCGCCCAGAAAG AGAACTCGACCAAGTCTGAAAAAATCGCtccagcagcagcaacaacaacagcaacaacaacagaagCATCAACAGAAAAACGCCAACGAGAATCGCTTGCCGTACGAGCATATCTTGCGAGCTCGTTATCGCGACTATGAAGATCGAGAGCGACGAAACCAGAAACTCCGACTTCTGGCTGAAGAGaacgacaagaagaagaagaagaaggctttGCTGCAAAAGGAGTCAGAGTCGCTGAATAGCCAATACCATCACGGTAACTACCCAAACCCTAACCGACAGACCTATCAAGACACTGCCCAACCGGCTTTGACTCAGGACGACCAAGGCTTAAGCTATCCCGAGTTCGATCCCTACGCGGTTCCCATTCCCCCCCGAGGCCAAAATATGATGCCCCTCTCCAAAGGCCCACGATATCAGTTCCAACCCCAGCCCGTTCTACCTGAACCTATGCCTTTTACAGATTCCTCCGAAGCCGATACCTATCCTAACGCTCCTGAACGTGACGATGATCCCTATCCTTATCAAGAGAGAGAACCACAGTCTAGCAAAGGCTTTAGCCCACCACGTGGGTTCCAGGCCGAGGCTTTCAATCCCGGCTACCAACCCACTGGCTTTAAGGACGAAGCTCCCGGGCATTATTCGCTggatccaccaccaccaacatccACGAATGCCAAAAGAAAGCATTTCAACATCCACCGTCACAACCAAAAGCCGAAACACGTTTCCTACAACGTCAAGAACCAATTCCAAGGTGGCGGATATGAGGAGTCCAGTCCCTTGCCAGCAGTGCCCAGCTCTCTCATTGGTCACAGG CCCGATATGAATAAACAAGCTCTGGTGACCGAGGCCCCCGAAAGTGCACTTCGATGGGTGGATTCCAAGTTCATTCACAATCAACACGGCACCTTCACCAATCAGGTTCTCACCGAATTCGT CCCTTTGAACGATTGGTCCAACTATCATAAACAGTTCACCTTTCTGGTGAACGACAACGTGGATGCAGAGATGCCCATTGATCACGAAGAAGCCGGCCAGTCCTACCGCAGATCAGATCAATCTCCTGACTATGATTATGAGGACAAACCTGAAGACAAACGCCGCTATTCGCCTCAGGAGCGATCCACTGGAATAACGGCCCGATCTGATCCTGGATACGAACGACATCACCATCGGGAAGAAGAGGTCGAACCCTTTACCTCAGATCCGCTTCCTCCTCCTGGGAATCCAGTATATGATGGCTACACCAAGATTGATCAATTGTACCGGTCCAATTATTGGGACTGA
- the LOC131892244 gene encoding uncharacterized protein LOC131892244 — protein sequence MDYVVDYLLLKSHHLSLLHSSNVTQRWTFSPTDISERMNRVAVESGHHGLLAACQESCFWWDKILFISKMSAKGFCEYESFKRGIKEQDKFLQFISTLKVNNNNIINNNNNHYSSYNNVVSSRNGSTTSGFDQLEALCALLDERQNRMGDLLATATTDPPPASMENTSPPAMMIDGTSKDLESSRSMLARRHSLASMEHQPDVEKNRKEKSPWGKVKNIISTRRDSSRKRSCPQEPSWRTKNHSATKERRPRFCQSDDFVGQMPTETKKDNLEASISTYDHLLLPPMDLQFTEESQSLPGSPSRVSTVFFYDDQMFEQGKMKHFSWSTGKPEMLY from the exons aTGGATTACGTCGTTGATTACTTACTTTTGAAAAGCCACCATCTGTCCCTTCTTCATAGCAGTAACGTGACCCAGAGATGGACTTTTTCGCCCACTGACATCTCTGAACGGATGAACAGAGTTGCCGTAGAATCTGGTCACCACGGTCTCTTGGCTGCATGCCAAGAAAGTTGCTTTTGGTGGGACAAGATTTTGTTTATCTCGAAAATGTCAGCCAAAGGATTTTGCGAATACGAATCGTTTAAACGTGGGATCAAGGAGCAGGACAAGTTTCTGCAATTCATCTCCACGCTAAAAGTGAACAACAataacatcatcaacaacaacaacaatcattATAGCAGCTATAACAATGTGGTGTCATCGAGAAACGGATCCACGACA TCTGGGTTTGATCAATTGGAGGCTTTATGCGCTCTTTTGGACGAGCGGCAAAATCGAATGGGCGATTTACTCGCTACCGCAACCACAGATCCTCCTCCTGCATCAATGGAAAATACATCGCCACCTGCAATGATGATAGATGGAACGTCCAAAGACTTGGAATCGTCGAG GTCCATGTTGGCTCGGCGACACTCCTTGGCCAGTATGGAACATCAGCCTGATGTGGAAAAAAATAGGAAGGAAAAATCCCCGTGGGGAA AGGTCAAGAATATCATCAGTACTCGCCGTGATTCCTCTCGCAAACGGAGTTGCCCTCAAGAGCCCTCTTGGAGGACGAAAAATCATTCCG CGACCAAAGAGAGAAGGCCTCGATTTTGTCAATCCGACGACTTTGTTGGGCAGATGCCGACGGAGACAAAAAAGGATAATTTGGag GCATCAATCTCAACGTACGACCATCTTTTGTTGCCACCCATGGACCTCCAATTTACCGAAGAATCTCAGTCCTTACCTGGAAGTCCGAGCAGAGTTTCAACTGTGTTCTTTTATGATGATCAGATGTTTGAACAAGgtaaaatgaaacatttttcttggtctACAGGTAAGCCTGAAATGCTATATTGA
- the LOC131892245 gene encoding uncharacterized protein LOC131892245 encodes MPDDFNKKLQQWETKKQASCGPSLAEVGSKSSRSPKSQNKKSGNDAMKRNTVDSDGDGDLPWIERELRKIQREQENLDLDRAKLQKMRQAIKKPEPWREITVKTSTGEEFRFGGISETFTRKLYEWEQRKKIPLECSSLALLGSESACKIISDSNTTLPSQGLPRSKSDGSLVDSCSTKTAEEAEGFKDDEIVLPKQLKCHSRFSVDNGGVVLENLCHLPIRLQTSEHSTSTPMISRKCLLRLQIPAKKLTNQIEVLLAQEESPNEGVRVPSTFFETIRQXNHTTSPVHENY; translated from the exons ATGCCAGATGATTTCAACAAAAAGCTTCAACAATGGGAGACCAAAAAACAAGCATCTTG TGGACCGAGTCTAGCCGAAGTGGGCTCAAAAAGCTCGAGGTCACCCAAAAGCCAGAACAAGAAGAGTGGAAACGATGCCATGAAAAGGAACACAGTCGATTCAGATGGAGATGGAGATTTGCCTTGGATTGAAAGAGAACTCCGAAAGATCCAACGAGAGCAGGAAAACCTTGATCTCGACCGAGCCAA GTTGCAAAAAATGCGTCAAGCTATCAAGAAACCGGAACCGTGGCGAGAAATAACCGTGAAGACTTCCACTGGAGAGGAGTTCAGGTTTGGAGGAATATCAGAAACATTTACGAGAAAGCTGTACGAGTGGGAGCAGAGAAAAAAGATCCCTCTTGAGTGTTCATCGTTAGCATTGCTTGGCTCTGAATCGGCATGCAAAATAATCAGCGACTCCAACACAACTCTACCATCCCAAG GGCTCCCAAGATCGAAATCCGATGGAAGTCTGGTGGACAGTTGTTCCACCAAAACAGCGGAGGAAGCCGAGGGATTCAAAG ATGATGAAATCGTCCTACCCAAGCAATTGAAATG TCATTCGAGATTTTCGGTTGATAACGGAGGAGTGGTTTTGGAGAATCTGTGTCATTTGCCAATTCGTCTTCAAACTTCGGAACATTCAACAAGT aCTCCAATGATCTCGAGAAAGTGCTTATTGCGGCTTCAAATTCCTGCCAAGAAATTGACAAACCAG ATTGAAGTGCTTTTAGCCCAAGAGGAATCACCTAATGAG GGGGTGAGGGTGCCaagcactttttttgaaactATTCGTCAATNAAATCATACAACCTCACCTGTTCACGAAAACTATTAA